From the genome of bacterium:
AATCTTAAAGCAGTATCAGCGCTGATTGACCTTTTGCAATGAATTATTTCATTAATGCGTATAGGGGGAACATTTATATCTTTAGAAATACGATATTGTGATATTCCTAATGGATCAAGAAATTCTTCTTTTAGTATTTCCCCAGGGTGTATGGGTGGTATTTTTTTTGTATTCATATTGTCATGTCTCCTAATGATAATCAATGATCTCAACATCAAAAGCATCACCAGATTTCCATTTAAAACAAATTCGCCATTTTAAATTTATACGGATACTATACTGGCCTTTTCGATTATCCTTTAATGTTTCCAGATGATTTGATGGTGGGAAACGCAGCGTTTTAATATCTGGAGAAGCATCAATAATCCATAATTTCTTCATGGCATTTCTTTGTATTTCATTTGGTAATTTCCGGGAAAATTTACGATTAAATATTTTTTCTGTTTCTTTACATTTAAAAGTTTTAATCATATCCTATAATAACAAATTGCGTTAATAATGTCAAGCGTTATTATGATCCTTTTTTGATTTGATTTTGAATGATAACATGAAAATCACTGGTGAAAACAACCGATAACCCAACGGAACACCGGAAGAGAATGAACCTGAAAGACAGAACCACACCCAATTGAAATGGGTATCCTAAATGCCCCGTAACATGCGTTGGTCAAACTGAAAAGTGAAAATTGAAGGCAGCGTTTTCATCCAGTGCATTTTTTGGTTCTGCGTTATTATAAATAGTAAAAATCAGACTCAACCTTTTCAAAACTACCTATTACCTGTTCATCTACTTTACGTTTGCTATATACTTTTTGAATTAAAGGCAATTTATCTTTTGCTCCTAAATCTTTTAAATACCAGATATAAAATGCGTTCAATGAGGGGTGGTTATCCAAATAATCTTCCAACGCTTTTGATAATACTTCAATACAGAGGTGTTTTGATTTGTAATCATTCATACCGATATGTTGTATACAATTGGCACATATTGCTTTCGACATATAACTGTGTGACATATCCGATATATATCTGCTCAAATTGGGGATAGCTACTTTACCAAGCATGCCAAAGACTTCCGGCAAATCTTCATGGGCCCAGTCGTCATTTTCTAATTTTTCGAATAAGGAAATTAAAGGATCAATCGCCTGAATTGCTCGTAATTGCCCTAAGGCTCGCCATGCATGAAGAGGTGCCCAAACATAGGTGCTATGTGAACCAGCAAAATTTAATTTTTCATCAGTAGCCATTTTGATTAATTCAGGTATGTCTTTGGAAGTTATACCATAATCTGAGTAATCTAACCATTTAGATGATCTTCTAACATCACCTATTGAAAGCAATTCTTTTGCTGGTGAATTATACCTATTATGTGACAAAATAAATCTCCTTTTCATTTACCGCCTAACCCATATTTTCAGGGGTTGCAAACACAATAAGGCTATTGAAAAAGGTGAGTTATCAAGGCTTTCGATAAAATTTAAAACCGCCAAGTGTTTGCAGTCCCCTGCAAAATGTTGTTATGGCTTATCTTTTTACTTTTGTGCAAATGCAATTTTCCACCGCTTCTTAGGATTTTCAAAACAAACTTTGCTTGGGATGAAGTTATCAGGTTCGTAGGGCCAATAATTTTTTGCATGACCTTTGAGCCATTCAACATTTTCTTGATACTCACTATTTTTTGGGTCTTTCAGAATTTCAATGAGGCGGTAATAACCATCAACGCTCCCACAGTCCTCGGGAGGACAAGCGCGTTCGCCATCGATACATTTGGGGTATTTTGTACCTTTCGTTTTAAGAAGAATCCCTTCAAATAAAATTTCATGTGACCAGCCGTCACCAAAGTCATATTCGTATTGGATAATTTGTCCTACGTCAGTAAAATGTTCGACAATTGGAACCTCCCAACCAGGAATTACTTTCTCACCGCCCCAATCATCAACAGGTATTCCGACTTCAATAGATTTTCTTTTATGTTTTGGCCGAAATCGAAAGGCATGCAAATGGTAATCCAGCCATCCCATCGAGTCTTGAATTGCAACATGCAAATCCCAGAAGCTATATTTGATTGGCACTTGTATTCTTCTCCAAATAGGAGGTGTTATCTCATGTAGAGTTATTTTGAATTGATAGACCACATTATTATTATTCATATCT
Proteins encoded in this window:
- a CDS encoding type II toxin-antitoxin system RelE/ParE family toxin; translated protein: MIKTFKCKETEKIFNRKFSRKLPNEIQRNAMKKLWIIDASPDIKTLRFPPSNHLETLKDNRKGQYSIRINLKWRICFKWKSGDAFDVEIIDYH
- a CDS encoding plasmid pRiA4b ORF-3 family protein, translating into MNNNNVVYQFKITLHEITPPIWRRIQVPIKYSFWDLHVAIQDSMGWLDYHLHAFRFRPKHKRKSIEVGIPVDDWGGEKVIPGWEVPIVEHFTDVGQIIQYEYDFGDGWSHEILFEGILLKTKGTKYPKCIDGERACPPEDCGSVDGYYRLIEILKDPKNSEYQENVEWLKGHAKNYWPYEPDNFIPSKVCFENPKKRWKIAFAQK
- a CDS encoding HigA family addiction module antidote protein, encoding MNTKKIPPIHPGEILKEEFLDPLGISQYRISKDINVPPIRINEIIHCKRSISADTALRLGRYFGISPQFWINLQAHYDLEIQTDKLGKRLESEVKVYSKAV